One genomic window of Peromyscus maniculatus bairdii isolate BWxNUB_F1_BW_parent chromosome 2, HU_Pman_BW_mat_3.1, whole genome shotgun sequence includes the following:
- the LOC102917930 gene encoding protein S100-A10-like, with translation MPSQMEHAMETTMLTFHRFAGDKDYLTKEDLRLLMEREFPGFLENQKDPLAVEKIMKDLDQCRDGKVGFQNFFFFFLNFLSLVAGLIIACNDYFVVHMKQKGNK, from the exons ATGCCGTCTCAGATGGAGCATGCCATGGAAACCACGATGCTTACATTTCACAGATTTGCAGGGGACAAAGACTACTTAACAAAGGAAGATCTGAGATTGCTCATGGAAAGGGAGTTCCCTGGGTTCTTGGAAAATCAAAAGGACCCTCTGGCTGTGGAAAAAATAATGAAGGACCTGGACCAGTGCAGAGATGGCAAAGTCGGCttccagaacttttttttttttttttta AACTTTTTATCACTAGTTGCAGGGCTCATCATTGCATGCAATGACTATTTTGTAGTACACATGAAGCAGAAGGGAAATAAGTAG